TGAAAGCTATTTACCAATGGTGAGTGCTATACAGGCAGACTGCAAGTGAGTCATCTGCAATATGTGCAAGCCTGACTGTACACAGAGATTATATGACTACGTGGCTGCAATGAAGACAGGACCTGTGCTTATTTTACCAGTCACtgtcagggtccattcacgcgtccgtagtgcattgcggatccgcaatacacccggctggcacccccatagaactgccaattgcggacaagaataggacatgttctatttttttccggagccgcggaccggaagatcgggtctgcgctctggaaatgcggatgcggagagcacggatgtgtgaatggaccctcattgtGGTTCTTAAGACAACTGTGACTCCTATATCATCTGTCATCAAGGAACAAAGTCCACAGCACACCCCAAGTATTCATATCCATTACCAAGATTAAAAGTGTATGCCCACCACACGGTTCAAACATCTCAAAAAGAAATATTAAAATGTGACCACATCCACATGGGGGACAAAATTTCCATTAAACTTTATTAAtccataataataatttttttaaaaacattatgTTTTGAACCTTTCTGAAACTAGAAAAGTCCCATACATAGGTTGAAATATTGTGTTGGATTCAAAATTGGATTAGTACTGCAGTATTCCTTCTGCATAAGGGGCACGCTCTGGACCAATATTTCTATGGACGTTGTGTTAAAGAACTGCACAATATGGATCCATAATATAGTTGTGTTCATGAACCTTAGGGAAGGGAATATATCCACATTAGCAGGTGGTTTGGGCATTCTGGATTCTAGGAAAACTGGGTGGCATCAAAGATGGCCATTTACTGATGTGACTTTTTAAGAACATTGAGTGAAATCCAGGCTGGATGTATGTTTCTAAAGACCATGAAAATGAAGTGCAATCTGCAGGAAGTatcttatagagcaggaggagctgagcagattaatatatagttttgtggaaatGATTCAGTAAAACATGCAATTTAGTCACTAAAATTATAGGTACCAGTCGGAACCAAAGCCAatttcggtttcaagttttaaagtggtacTGAAGTTATTCAGCGAAGTCACACGCGACTTAGagaataattaaagggaacctgtcactgggattttgagtatagagctgaggacatgggttgctagatggccgctagcacatccgcaatatccattccccatagctctgtgtgcttttattgtgtaaaaaaaccgatttttgatacatatgcaaattaacctgagatgagtcctgtccctgagatgagtcagggacagctctatacacaaaatcccggtgacaggttccctttaactttggctcattggagcccatacgTTCTAATACTATACAttcagtattattccgaagttttgaacaaagcgactttggatgaagcatctgaagctctCATCGCTCAATACTAAttaaaatctctgctctttctgagctcagttgcCCAAGTGTGTGGTCTTACCactgattgacagtcttccctgTGTAAGAGTGTATAAATAGATAacggtcaatcactgataggaccacccacTTGGCTACTGAGCTAATGAATAAGTTACAAGTTTAGTGGAATCATTTAccatgtatcaatctgctcagctcctcctgctctcttgctcctcctcctgctcttgctcctcctcctgctcagctcctcctgctctcttgctcctcctcctgctcagctcctcctgctttcttgctcctcctcctgctcccttgCTCTTCCTCTTGGTCTTCTTGCAGGGTTCTATTGCTCagttcctcctttttttttttttttgctcctgtTCTGTCTTCAGATTATAGTGAATTTTTTTATGACCGATTCcctttattgttttatatttttttttacttttcttttctcAAAAACCATCATGAATGGACAAGGTAGAGACAAAGATAGCCTGTACTTCTATGATTACATAATACCTGTATTTATTCTCTGACAGGAAAAAGTTAGAAGTCTGCGGGAGCAGAACCAGCAACTGAAGGCAGAGGAACAAAGCGTCAAGGACAAGGTTATCTATCTAGAAAATGAAACGGAGAATCTTGAGGCCGTAAGTATCCTCAGCATCCATTATGTGGGTGTGGTACTGCAGCAAGAGAAGCCGCAGGACTCCAGACTATGTGAATTGTGTACTGCTGATTGTGGGATTTCCCGGTGTCAGATCACCACCAATTAACTGATTGTTGCAATTATGCATTGAtattgattaatgtaaaaaatctaacagcaaattttataaaaaagaaaCCCTGCTAACCTGTCTTTGTTTACAAGCGGCccgcatgtgaccgctgcagccaatcaattgTCTCAGTGGCATATGCTGTAATACTAGCAACACTGAGCGGTGATGCCTTTAATATGGCACATGGCAACTGAGGtcactcattggtggcagtggtcacaTGCTGGCCTCTTGTGTGCAAAGTCTGGGGGAACTACTGGAACGTCAGCGCTGGATTTGGTGGAGGATTGTAGAGTTTAGTACTGTTTGTTTCTATTTTATAGACTTTGCTGGCCAGATTCTTTTTTGGAAGTCACATAACCCTTTTCGAAAGGTTTTCTGGTTCctttatattgatggcttatttACAGGATAGACCATCGATGTTTGATCGACTGGTGTCGAACACCCCGTCTATTCGCTGTTCTGCATCAGCTCTGGCACTGAAactacagctccatccactgtgtgtaTCGGCCAAAGCTGGTTACTGTAGTGCTGCCCCCATCAAGTCAATGGAAGCAGGGCTTCAGTAACTGGCTTCATTCACTACACACAGTAGTAGTTCCGGCACTGACTTCCAGCTCCAGAGCTACAGCAGAACAGACTATCTTTGGGGGTGTGGGGTTAGTATCATGAGGAAaggactggaaaacccctttaaatgcttagACGGTAATACCCATCCTtgacttttttaaattattatggaAACCATGAccatcattttcatttttttttgcagatttgctCTTCTGAAGTGGAAGGGAAAATTGTTTTCAAGGGGAAAGTGAGCAACAACATTTCTTCCAAATGTGGGATTAATGTCAAACATCAGATTAGATATCCTGTAAAAGGAGGAACAGCACTTATCGTCTTTGAAGAgccatctggtaaggatcaatgAACGGTACCAGAGGTCataataacgcctgtacaagcgtcagacGCCTGTTCAGGCAATTTTACGCTTTGAAAAAGGCTGATGCGTATGAATATGCATTAAGGCTTTTCATGTAGTTAACCAGCGCACTTGCACGCTTTGAATCTCATGGACAGCACAGAAGTCGGAAATGTAAAATTATCTCAATTTGCTATTCATGTATAGAAGACAATATTAGAGTTGACTGGTAATGTTTTCTTGCATAAATAGCAGCCTCTTAATGTTATTTAgacctatgtattatatatattgaTTACTTCAACTTTAGAACTCCTCTTCGGatgaaaatactcctcaaaaacggtaaaaggagtatttttactctttcggaaaaaatgtagtgcgacctctgaaCGGTAAAGTTCTGTGGTATTATGAAGTTAAAGgacaaaaataaatttaaatatgTGTTGTAAATGGTAACATattagcatagtaacatagtttgtaaggctgaaaaaagccctctgtccatccagttcagcctgttattctttaagttgattcagaggaaggcaaaaaaaaaaaacattagctgGAAGCCAGTTTTCCTCATattagggggaaaaattcctttttGACGccagtcaggcaatcagaataacttcctggatcaacggCCCGTTTCCAGAAATCTAAtatctataaggctactttcacatctgcggcactgCAATCCAGCTGCTTGTTCCAGCAGAGAATGCCGGGAATTGACCAGACACAAACCACAGCGTTCAGCAGTGTTTGTCCAACCGATTTTTGCCATATTTGCAGGATCTCTGCCGGAACCCATTATAGGGTATGGTGGGCATTCTGGttgtgccggaacagcctgccgaaatcccatgccgcagatgtgaaagtagcctaacctgtaatattattacactctggaaatacatccaggcccctcttgaaatcTTTGTCACGGCTGTCATGGTCTagtggtagtggaccgtgacacttttgccgtgcatgcttgttgcttgTAGCAGCGTGTTGTTAGCATGAttttacacttcccctttaaggctggtgttCCTTCCAATTTTGGTTTGTTTAGGGTTAAAGGAGTGTGCAAGGTGGAACTGGGTGTGACCTCATGGctcttcttaggcctcatgcacacgaccgttgtgtgcatccgtggccgttgtgccgttttccgtcttttttcgcggacccattgactttcaatgggtccgtggaaaaatcggaaaatgcaccgttttgcagccgaggccctgatccatgtatcctgtccgtcaaaaaaatatgacctgtcctatttttttgacggacaacggttcacggacccattcaagtcaatgggtccgtgaaagaacacggatgcacacaagattggcatccgtgtccgtgatccgtggccgtaggttgctttcatacagacggatccgaagatccgtctgcataaaagctttttcagatctaagttttcacttcgtgaaaactcatatccgacagtatattctaacacagaggcgttcccatggtgatggggacgcttctagttagaatacactacaaactttgtacaagactgccccctgctgcctggcagcacccgatctcttacagggggatatgatagcacaattaaccccgtcaggtgcggcacctgaaggggttaattgtactatcatatccccctgtaagagatcagggctgccaggcagcagggggcagacccccccctccccagtttgaatatcgttggtggcacagtgtgcgccccccatcgggccccccttcctccctctagtgtaataaatcgttggtggcacagtgtgcgccccccatcaggcccccccttcctccctctattgttataaatcgttggtggcacagtgtgcgccccccatcgggcccccccttcctccttctattgttataaatcgttggtggcacagtgtgcgccccccatcggcccccctccctctatagcagtaacaacattggtggcagtgtgcggcctcccattcccccccccccccccgatcattggtggcagtggagttccgatcggagtcccagtttaatcgctggggctccgatcggtaaccatggcaaccaggatgttactgcagtcctggttgccatggttacttagcaatagtacaatagtagaagactcatagttacctgcttgctgctgcgatgtctgtgtccgtccgggagctccacctactggtaagtgaaaggtctgtgcggcgcattgctaaagaactgtcacttaccagtaggaggagctcccggccggtcacagacatcgcagcagcaagcaggtaagtatgaatcttctactgttgtactattgctaagtaaccatggcaaccagggctgcagtagcttcctggttgccatggttaccgatcggagccccagcgattaaactgggactccgatcggaactccgctgccaccaatgatcggggggggggagatgggaggccgcacactgccaccaatgttgttactgctatagagggaggggggccgatggggggcgcacactgtgccaccaacgatttataacaatagagggaggaagggggggcccgatggggggcgcacactgtgccaccaactatttataacaatagagggaggaaaggggggcccgatggggggtgcacactgtgccaccaacgatttataacaatagagggaggaagggggggcccgatggtgggcgcacactgtgccaccaacgatattcaaactggggagggggggggggtctgccccctgctgcctggcagccctgatctcttacagggggatatgatagtacaattaaccccttcaggtgcggcacctgaggagttaattgtgctgatcacggccccctgtaagagatcgggtgctgccaggcagcagggggcagtcttgtacaaagtttgtagtgtattctaactagaagcgtccccatcaccatgggaacgcctctgtgttagaatatactgtcggatctgagttttacgaagtagctcatatccgacagtatattctaacatagaggcgttcccatggtgatggggacgcttcaagttaaaatataccatcggattggagaaaactccaatccgatggtataaaagaactccagactttacattgaaagtcaatggggacggatccgtttgaaatggcaccatattgtgtcaacatcaaacggatccgtccccattgacttgcattgtaattcaggacggatccgtttggctccgcacggccaggcggacaccaaaacgacttttttttcatgtccgtggatcctccaaaaatcaaggaagacccacggacgaaaaaactgtcacggatcacggacctacggaccccgtttttgcggaccgtgaaaataaactgtcgtgtgcatgaggccttatactggagTTGTGAGTAGAGGGTAGTGGTATGTCTGCCTTTGTATGAATAGaagccaggctcggactggcccacaggggtacaggggaatcccccacgggcccctagtctcccgccccctgcacaagtggcacatagcacattagatttactgcactacatacatatattcaatgtacagcacatcaaccagcctatgttcatataaaaaacttgttagatgatttattatatttgaatgtatccatatggtgggcccccaaaataaatttcactggtgggccctaggtaccccagtccgacactggtagaAGCTTTGCTTCTCTCTGGATGTGTCACTTGTCCGTGAGGgcctccttgtggaacatcaaggtctttGGCAATGTCAGCCTGATGTTTCCCCGTGTTCCCTTACCCTGCCTCACCTGTTTATGATGTTTGATGTGGGTTTATGTACAGGGTGTTTGTTGTATGtcatttggtgttccatgtctggtctatttGGTGTTTTTAGTCCAGCATGGTTGTTTGACATTTTCCCTGTCTGTTTGTGCCTGCGGAAGTGGGCtccatggtttcccggaggggtgaaccacaagTCAGCAAGCTGTAGTTGTTCCACCCAGtcgttgtggcaggtaagtggtGGTTGTTGCAATGAGTGTCGTTTGCGCTGGGCTCTAACCTGCGGTTATGTATTTATGCTTGCTCTCTTCTCCttctttgttgctaggcctgtggtAAACTCCGGTTCTTCCGTGTCTTGGAGGAACCGGTTGTCTATTTCTCCTGACAATACCATCAGGGTGAATTAGGATCCTAGGTTCCGGGTATGAGGCCTCCCACCATCAGGCTTGGCTCATACAGTCAAGAATTGTATTTAGCGAggcataggaggtgacctgctcctttatCCTGGCTCCCAGGCCTAGTGGCATGGTCTATATAGACATTGTGCGGTGGGGGGGTTTTCCCCCGACTCCCCACCGTGAcgctcttttagtgaattcaccatcaccacctcctcaggcagaaaaTTCCATAGTCTTTCCtacagacacagaggatgtccccttgtcacaggtCCTGggtataaaaaaatctgttttatcacTGAGCCAGGTACCCACATAaacacattttcccccagtccgagcattttatatactaaccttttatgtggcactgcatcaaatgctttagagaagatATATGATATCCAGTGACTCAACCTGGTTCCctctagaacttaccttctcatagaaactgattaaataagGTTGAcaggaccgatccctcataaaccTGTGCTGATTCAGTGTTATACCCCCATTTTCACTCAGATACTCCAGGATAGCATCTCTTATAAAGCCTTCAGTTTAACCACAACAAATGTtagacttaccggcctatagtctccaggctctgtttttgaccgaAAAGGAGGTAGGCTTGCTATTCTGTACAGTCTTAACATTTTCCTGCTAAATAAAGCTATTTACTTTGTAGTTGCTGCAAGATTAATTCAGAAGAAGCATCTAAAGGTAGAATTTGAAGAATTTGAAGACTTCTATATGAAAGTGCAGGCTGAGCCTGTAGAACTTATGGTCCTGGATGATATCAGTGTAAGTAATTCTCTTGAGTCCGGTTCTGGTGCAGTAATACATAGATTATGAAATGCACATCAGTGACCAAACGGGAGAATTTTAGTAGCTGTCTACTGTACTGTCAGTCAGGTGAAAGGAGCGTTAAACCTAGAAATTAGTGTTGCCGTCCATCTACAAGACATTGTGCAAACTCATGAAGAAATATCAAGAAAACCTGGCAGATAAGACTGGAGTCCATGTTCTCCTTAGTTCCAGTGATTGGTTGGGGACTGGTTTAGAAGCaaagcttaaagggtttgtcctggATTACAAAAACATGTCTGTTTTCTTCCAGAAATGGTGCCAAATCTATCCATGGATTGTgtcgtgtctggtattgcagctcagttccattgacGTAAATTGGTCAGAGATGCAATACCACACACTACCTTTGGACAGGTGTGGGgctgtttttgaaagaaaacAGGCATGGTTTTCTTATGCTCACTTCTAAGTGAGGAGCAGCAGGGTTTTTAATAGGTATCTGTCATCGTTGTTATGCTGCCCCATCTGAATCAGCATAAACTGGGACACAGAGCCTGGGCCACTTACTTGACCCTTAGATAGGAGAATACAACCggagacatattccctttaacaaTAATCTTTTTAGAACCTTAATCTCTTCAGGCAGCCCCTTATCGATTATTGTGGAGATCACTGCAGTAATTGAAGTCTTCTTTGCTAACATACAGATGGATATAAGCCGGAGCCCCCGAAAGATCCTAGTGTCCAATCTTCCAGCTTCCAAATCTAAAGAAAATCTTTTGGACAagatagagctgttttttaccAAGACCAAAAATGGTGGCGGAGAAGTGGACGGCAGGGAGTTTCTTGATGACTCCAGGAGTGTCATTCTGACATTTGTAGATGAAGGAGGTATAGAATACATGTCATACAGTAAAAACAGGTCTCCTGTGCATGGTTGTGTCTATATTACAGTGTGTGAAAGGTACGTGTCCTTGTAATGCTGCTGTAGACACCTAGTAGGTGAAGGTGTATGTGATGAGGCCATCAGATCAGATTTCCACAGCTGTACTCAGTCACTGTAGGTGTTGAGAGATGCGTGCCCTGGATTATGTTTACAGTGGCGGTATTTACATGCAGATTTTGGCGCATATTTCAACATTTGTCCCTCTTTGTCTTTAATGGGAAGCTGCTATTGCCACTTATGCAACCATGCCATTTGCGAAGACTTGAAATAGATGTGACGTGCAGAAAATGCCATGGGTTAGCTGCATGCGGATTCACCTCATTGAACGAGGCTAATCTACATGCAGACCTGCAGCAGTTGTAGATGTAAATCCGCAGCAGAGCTCCAAGGGtcagcctactttcacactcgcgttttggctttccgtttgtgagatccgttcagggctctcacaagcggtccaaaacggatcagtatgcattctgaatggaaaaggattcgctcagaatgcatcggtttagtctccattccgctttggagatggacacGAAAACGGTGCTTGCTCTGGTGAAACGgattgagccaaacggatccgtcctgacacaatgtaagtcaatggggacggatcagttttcactgacacaatctggcacaatagaaaacggatctgtcttccattgactttcactttcaatggtgttcaagacggatccgtcttggctatgttaaagataatacaaacggatccgttctgaatggatgcagacggttgtattatctgaacagatccgtccatgacggatccgcacaaaacgcgagtgtgaaagtagcctaacatgtatTTCCGCCATGTGAACCTATCCTATTGTGTACTAGAAGGAGTTGCTGAACGGTAAATGTCTTAAATCGTACCTGAGTTTTCCAAAAGAAAAGTTTATATAGTGGCTGTTCTTCTTTGTACattcataactgtgaaggagcaAGTCTTTTTTGGGCTCCCTTAATGTTTCTTTCAGCTATATTGTTTCCTTTCAGCTGCAGAGCTaattgcatttcactcagaagcaggagtCGTCTTCCTTCTGTGAAATCTGTAACAATGACAGCTGCCAGCGTGCAGCGCATCCTGCTATGTACCTCAGTCGAATTGCACACAAGGCTCCTCTTCTCCGCTGCAGGCTCCTGAACCCGCTTTCCTGCATTGTTGCGGGCGGCgacagcttcagttgcaccttgtaggagccACACGCGTCCTGTTTGTTTAAGGGTTCGTGCACGCCCCTGATTCCACCTTCTCTCTATCCTggccaggcaccacctttataaggATGCTTCCCCCTTCCTGggatgcctgagcaatattgtagttttctacagcgAAGGTTCCAGCTTGTTGTTTCTGTGTTGCTATCCTGCTTCCTaccttagcctgtatcctgacctcgtctctgcctgatcctcctgtatCTCGCTGTTCTCAAGTGTATGATTCGGATTGTCGACCAcgcctctgtct
The sequence above is a segment of the Bufo gargarizans isolate SCDJY-AF-19 chromosome 6, ASM1485885v1, whole genome shotgun sequence genome. Coding sequences within it:
- the IFI35 gene encoding interferon-induced 35 kDa protein isoform X4, producing the protein MKVKANRVGHQEDDGTELTEERYHCGRAESTKMASSKEEDFVHVGNEKVQEEYLIREIKMYKEKVRSLREQNQQLKAEEQSVKDKVIYLENETENLEAICSSEVEGKIVFKGKVSNNISSKCGINVKHQIRYPVKGGTALIVFEEPSVAARLIQKKHLKVEFEEFEDFYMKVQAEPVELMVLDDISMDISRSPRKILVSNLPASKSKENLLDKIELFFTKTKNGGGEVDGREFLDDSRSVILTFVDEGVAPQLVEKKKFDVPFGDEETHQVFVSPSLEGDMTRYVMKNLLCNRTVLITGIPDITDEETLRDLLELHFRKTKNDGGEVVELLYCPEGKNAVALFEDDEDNFSQKE